Within the Emticicia oligotrophica DSM 17448 genome, the region ATCTTGCCAAAGTGTCAGTTTTTTGTTATTCAGCTCGATACTTGTTTGTTCAGAAATTTGGTTTCGCCACAGTGTAAAAAACTGAAAATACGTACCATCATCACCCGCTGGTTTTAGGCCAATGGCTCGGTATTTTTCTCCCAACCACATGGCAGCTTTTAGTTCGTCGAGTGTGCCAGCCGAACGACCTTTAAAATTAACACCAGCCAATGCTTCTAAATCATTTTTTAAATCTAATTCTTTGATTTGATTGAGAGCAGGCGGAAGATTCTGAGCAAAAAGTTGACTGCTTACAATAAGAAATGCCCAAAATAAAATTTTGTTTTGCATAATAAATAGAGATAGAGTTTATCGATGTGAAAAGATATTTGATAAAATTTCAAACCACTAAATATACAAAACTGTTGCGGATTCAAGATTACAAAACGACACAAACTAATTTTGTTCGAAAATTACAGCTGTCACATCAGATGCTTTTAGCATCACGGAATGCGACTTTAATTTCTAAAATCATACTCGTAAAAAAAGCCCTTCCTAAAATCAAAGAAGGGCCAATAAATGTGTAGAGGTTATTCTATTACACTCCCGCTTTCACAAAAGGCAATTTCGTAACTACACCTTTTAGCAGTTTATCTCTTACTTTGATATAAACTTCCGTTCCAATTTTAGAAAAAGCAGTAGGTACATGCCCCATTGCTATTCCTTTCTGCAAAGTCGGCGATTGCGTTCCTGAAGTAACCTCACCTAACTTATTCCCCTCTGCATCACAAATTTCGTAATGACTACGAGGAATACCACGGTCAATCATTTCAATACCAACCAATTTTCGCTTCAAACCAGCCTCTTTTTGTGCTTTTAGGTTTTCTGAGTTAATGAAGTTTTTCGTAAACTTAGTTACCCATCCTAAACCAGCTTCTAATGGAGAATCAGTATCGTTTAGTTCGTGGCCATACAAACAATAACCCATTTCCAAACGAAGTGTATCTCTCGCTCCTAAGCCAATTGGTTTAATATCAAACTCTGCTCCTGCTTCAAAAATGGCATTCCACATTTTTTCTGCATCTTTATTCCAAACATAAATCTCAAATCCACCTGCACCTGTGTAGCCCGTTGCCGACACGATTACGTCATCAATACCAGCAACTGAACCAGCCTTGAATGTATAATAATCCATTGATGATAAATCAATATCGGTAAGTTTCTGAATCGTGGCTAAAGCTTTTGGCCCTTGCACGGCAAACAAACAAAGATTATCAGAAATATTTTCGAGTTCTACACCAAAAGAATTGTTTTGATTTACCCAATTCCAGTCTTTTTCGATGTTTGAGGCATTTACTACTAAATAATATTCGTTTTCATTCCAACGATAAACCAATAAATCATCTACTACCCCACCCTCATTGTTTGGGAAATAAGCATATTGAACTTTGCCATCGAAAAGTGCAGATACATCATTTGAAACAATGTATTGAAGAAACTCCGTTGCACGTTCACCACGAACCACAAACTCTCCCATGTGCGATACATCGAAAACACCTACTCCATTACGCACGCAATTGTGTTCTTCATTATCTGACGAATAACGAACTGGCATCATAAATCCACCGAAAGGCACCATTTTTCCGCCAAGTTTTTCGTGCAAATCATTGAGTGGTATTCTTTTATTTTCTGTTTCCATTAAATTTTGTTGATTTATTGATGAAAAATATTCTTTCTAAATTTTATTAGATTTTTGGCACACCTTTGAGGTGTGTCAAAAAAAACAATGGGTAGAATATTAAATGACAGATTACAAATCTGTCCTACATTTTATTCGCCAAAAGCCTCTTTCAATACTTCTTTATCATCGAAATGATGTTTAACACCTTTGATTTCTTGATAGGTTTCGTGGCCTTTGCCTGCTACCAAAATAATATCTTCGGGTTTTGCCATTTTTACTGCGATTAAAATTGCTTCGTGGCGGTCTTCGATAGTCTGTGTTTTTTTGAAATGAAGCGGAGG harbors:
- the gcvT gene encoding glycine cleavage system aminomethyltransferase GcvT — encoded protein: METENKRIPLNDLHEKLGGKMVPFGGFMMPVRYSSDNEEHNCVRNGVGVFDVSHMGEFVVRGERATEFLQYIVSNDVSALFDGKVQYAYFPNNEGGVVDDLLVYRWNENEYYLVVNASNIEKDWNWVNQNNSFGVELENISDNLCLFAVQGPKALATIQKLTDIDLSSMDYYTFKAGSVAGIDDVIVSATGYTGAGGFEIYVWNKDAEKMWNAIFEAGAEFDIKPIGLGARDTLRLEMGYCLYGHELNDTDSPLEAGLGWVTKFTKNFINSENLKAQKEAGLKRKLVGIEMIDRGIPRSHYEICDAEGNKLGEVTSGTQSPTLQKGIAMGHVPTAFSKIGTEVYIKVRDKLLKGVVTKLPFVKAGV